One window of the Trifolium pratense cultivar HEN17-A07 linkage group LG2, ARS_RC_1.1, whole genome shotgun sequence genome contains the following:
- the LOC123904776 gene encoding polyadenylate-binding protein-interacting protein 12-like, with product MAVADNVGAKIGSSSQNLDNNNNNTNNNVVPSDSAEVEKSKPRTDQDVNNNGVFNHQHQERVSNGNYGFKTHQMGQMHANGVQNQQFVVNNDGYVMNGVRNGENGGESFKREMRDLEELLSKLNPMAEEFVPPSLTNNQGYLAAGPAAGFGYPPNNFILLNNYANANGQTNRRRKNGYTTNGKRRVNHKMDMEKREEMIRRTVYVSDIDQLVTEEQLASLFLNCGQVVDCRVCGDPNSILRFAFIEFTDEESARAAVSLSGTMLGYYPLRVLPSKTAIAPVNPTFLPRSEDEREMCSRTIYCTNIDKKLTQADVKHFFESICGEVHRLRLLGDYQHSTRIAFVEFAVAESAIAALSCSGVILGALPIRVSPSKTPVRARSPRSP from the exons ATGGCGGTTGCTGATAATGTTGGTGCCAAAATCGGTTCTTCAAGTCAGAATTtggacaacaacaacaacaacaccaacaacaaCGTTGTACCATCTGACTCAGCTGAGGTGGAGAAATCGAAACCTAGGACTGATCAGGATGTGAACAACAATGGTGTGTTCAACCATCAACACCAAGAAAGAGTTTCCAATGGTAACTATGGCTTCAAGACTCATCAAATGGGTCAGATGCATGCTAATGGTGTTCAGAACCAGCAGTTTGTGGTGAACAATGATGGGTATGTGATGAATGGTGTCAGAAATGGTGAGAATGGTGGCGAGAGTTTCAAGCGTGAAATGAGGGATTTGGAAGAGCTGCTGTCGAAGCTGAATCCTATGGCTGAGGAATTTGTGCCTCCATCACTAACAAATAATCAGGGCTACTTAGCTGCTGGACCTGCTGCTGGGTTTGGTTACCCTCCTAACAATTTTATACTTTTGAATAATTATGCTAATGCTAACGGCCAAACTAACCGAAGG AGGAAGAATGGCTATACTACTAATGGGAAGCGAAGAGTGAATCATAAGATGGATATGGAGAAAAGAGAAGAGATGATTAGGAGGACTGTTTATGTGTCTGACATTGATCAGCTG GTTACTGAAGAGCAGCTGGCGTCTCTCTTTCTTAATTGCGGTCAG GTTGTTGATTGCCGTGTATGCGGAGATCCCAATTCTATTCTCCGATTTGCCTTCATTGAGTTTACTGATGAAG AAAGTGCTAGGGCTGCTGTAAGCCTCTCTGGAACTATGCTGGGATATTACCCTCTGAGAGTGCTGCCTTCCAAAACTGCTATTGCACCTGTCAATCCAACATTTTTGCCTAGG TCTGAAGATGAAAGGGAGATGTGCTCAAGAACAATTTATTGCACAAACATCGACAAGAAG CTGACTCAAGCAGATGTCAAACACTTCTTTGAATCAATCTGTGGAGAg GTCCATCGGCTGAGGCTTCTTGGGGATTACCAGCATTCAACTCGGATTGCATTTGTTGAGTTCGCGGTG GCTGAAAGTGCAATTGCTGCTCTAAGCTGCAGTGGCGTGATTTTGGGGGCGCTGCCTATAAG GGTAAGTCCGTCAAAGACACCAGTCCGAGCTCGTTCTCCTCGTAGTCCGTGA